One genomic segment of candidate division KSB1 bacterium includes these proteins:
- a CDS encoding oxidoreductase → MAKPKVAFYWNASCGGCEEAVVDLAEDILKVVEAVDIVFWPVALDFKKADVKAMGDGEIAVSFINGAVRTEEQEEMAKLLRQKSQLVVAFGSCAHLGGVPGLANFWDRESIFARVYKEVPSVVNPEQALPKTRVETPYGELHLPEFYDTVRTLDQVIDVDYYLPGCAPPPDLIMNAVTATLKGELPEKGEVLAPAKALCDTCALNETKPEKISIKEIKRVSLVPYDTTKCFLAQGIICLGPATRGGCGERCINANMPCRGCFGPTKGVIDMGAKFLSALASIVDANDPAEVEKIMDSVIDPAGLFYMYSLPKSILRRKKMEAAHD, encoded by the coding sequence ATGGCCAAACCAAAGGTTGCATTTTACTGGAACGCTTCCTGCGGCGGCTGCGAGGAGGCCGTCGTCGACCTGGCCGAAGACATCCTCAAGGTCGTGGAGGCGGTCGACATCGTCTTCTGGCCGGTGGCTTTAGACTTCAAGAAGGCCGATGTGAAGGCGATGGGCGACGGGGAGATCGCCGTCTCGTTCATCAACGGCGCCGTGCGCACGGAAGAGCAAGAAGAGATGGCCAAGTTGTTGCGGCAAAAGTCGCAGTTGGTGGTGGCGTTCGGCTCCTGCGCCCACTTGGGAGGAGTCCCCGGCCTGGCGAACTTCTGGGACCGCGAGAGCATCTTCGCCCGCGTCTACAAGGAGGTGCCCTCCGTGGTCAATCCAGAGCAGGCGTTGCCCAAGACGCGGGTTGAGACACCGTACGGCGAGCTCCACCTCCCGGAATTCTACGACACCGTGCGCACCCTTGACCAGGTGATTGACGTCGACTACTACCTGCCGGGATGCGCGCCGCCTCCGGACCTCATCATGAACGCGGTGACGGCAACCCTCAAAGGTGAATTGCCCGAAAAAGGCGAGGTACTTGCGCCTGCGAAGGCCTTGTGCGACACCTGCGCACTGAACGAGACCAAGCCGGAAAAGATTTCCATCAAGGAGATCAAGCGCGTCTCCTTGGTGCCCTACGATACGACCAAGTGTTTCTTGGCGCAAGGGATTATCTGCTTAGGCCCGGCAACGCGCGGCGGTTGCGGCGAACGGTGCATCAATGCCAACATGCCCTGTCGCGGCTGCTTTGGACCGACCAAGGGCGTGATCGACATGGGCGCGAAATTTCTCTCGGCGCTGGCGTCCATCGTCGATGCCAATGACCCCGCAGAAGTGGAGAAGATCATGGACAGCGTGATTGACCCGGCAGGGCTGTTCTACATGTACAGCTTGCCCAAGTCCATCCTCCGGCGCAAGAAGATGGAGGCTGCACATGACTAA
- a CDS encoding 4Fe-4S dicluster domain-containing protein yields the protein MAEGSAQQRSDLVPIYIMGKKYEVPSSLTIQKALEYAGYQLIRGCGCRGGICGACATVYRKPGSYRIEVGLACQTVVEPEMYLTQIPFFPANKAVYDLEKLRPLGGEVAKLYPEIFKCIGCNTCTRSCPMDIEVMQYISEAIRGNIEAVAKLSFDCVMCGLCAARCPAEEVQYNVAILCRRLYGKYIAPRAEHLAQCVKQIEEGSYEADLRELMKAPKDVLKKLYGEREVEPDMADEFWVPQDTRHL from the coding sequence ATGGCTGAGGGCAGTGCCCAACAGAGAAGCGACCTGGTGCCCATCTACATCATGGGCAAGAAATATGAGGTTCCCTCCAGTCTGACCATCCAAAAGGCGTTGGAGTACGCCGGCTATCAGCTCATTCGTGGCTGTGGGTGCCGAGGTGGCATTTGCGGCGCCTGCGCCACCGTGTATCGCAAGCCCGGGAGCTACCGCATCGAGGTGGGTCTGGCATGCCAGACGGTCGTCGAGCCAGAAATGTACCTGACGCAGATCCCGTTTTTCCCGGCCAACAAGGCGGTCTACGATTTGGAGAAGCTGCGTCCGCTGGGCGGCGAAGTGGCCAAACTTTATCCGGAGATATTCAAGTGCATTGGCTGCAACACTTGCACGCGCAGCTGCCCAATGGACATCGAGGTGATGCAGTACATTTCCGAGGCCATCCGCGGCAATATCGAAGCCGTGGCCAAACTGTCTTTTGACTGCGTCATGTGCGGCCTGTGCGCGGCGCGCTGCCCAGCAGAGGAGGTGCAGTACAACGTGGCCATCCTCTGCCGCCGCCTTTACGGGAAGTACATCGCGCCCCGTGCCGAACATCTTGCGCAGTGCGTCAAGCAGATCGAAGAGGGGAGCTACGAGGCCGACCTGCGCGAGCTGATGAAGGCGCCCAAGGACGTGCTGAAGAAGCTGTACGGGGAGCGCGAAGTCGAGCCGGACATGGCCGACGAGTTCTGGGTGCCGCAGGATACACGGCACCTGTAG
- a CDS encoding tetratricopeptide repeat protein: MLKPKKRLTRREIKEDKFVTTYAKVTKYLQENSKFVIGAAAAVVIIILAAGLIRAGRRAAEGKAAVELARGLGAYQRMDLTSATDILRSAVEDYGGTKNGSLAFLHLGNALYEQGQSAEAMRYYAKAARKVRKVRFLAAAADAAVAECLEQQKDYAAAAQHYEEVAKGFEEELSAPKYLLAAGRCYALAGQRDQAERVLRLLLDKYPDAQEKTQAQLVLGEVRR, translated from the coding sequence ATGCTGAAACCGAAGAAGCGCCTGACACGACGGGAGATCAAAGAAGACAAGTTCGTCACCACCTACGCCAAGGTCACCAAGTACCTGCAGGAAAACAGCAAGTTCGTCATCGGGGCTGCCGCAGCTGTCGTCATCATCATTTTGGCTGCGGGGCTGATTCGTGCGGGGCGACGCGCAGCAGAAGGAAAAGCCGCCGTCGAGCTGGCACGCGGGCTCGGTGCGTACCAGCGCATGGATCTGACCTCGGCCACCGACATCCTGCGCAGCGCCGTCGAGGACTATGGCGGGACGAAGAACGGCAGCCTGGCCTTCCTGCACCTCGGTAATGCGCTCTACGAGCAGGGCCAGTCTGCGGAAGCAATGAGGTACTACGCGAAGGCGGCGCGGAAAGTGCGCAAGGTCCGCTTCTTGGCAGCTGCTGCCGATGCGGCCGTGGCAGAGTGCTTGGAGCAACAGAAGGACTATGCAGCGGCCGCCCAACATTACGAAGAAGTCGCCAAGGGCTTCGAAGAAGAACTGTCGGCCCCGAAGTACCTTCTGGCAGCCGGGAGGTGCTACGCACTCGCGGGCCAGCGGGACCAGGCCGAGCGGGTCTTGCGCCTCCTGTTGGACAAGTACCCAGACGCCCAGGAAAAGACGCAGGCACAGCTTGTGCTGGGGGAAGTGCGCCGATAG
- a CDS encoding hydrogenase iron-sulfur subunit, with product MFEPKIICFLCKWCTYAGADLAGTSRMKYAPNGINIRFLCSSRVDPQHVLWAFKSGADGVFLGGCHPGDCHYQEGNYKTLRRVTLMKKMLQQLGIEDGRLRLEWISAAQGRKFAQTMDEFTAQIRALGPLKLQL from the coding sequence ATGTTCGAGCCAAAGATTATCTGCTTCCTCTGCAAGTGGTGCACGTACGCCGGCGCTGACCTGGCCGGCACCTCGCGCATGAAGTATGCGCCCAACGGGATCAACATCCGCTTTCTCTGTTCCAGCCGGGTGGATCCCCAGCACGTATTGTGGGCTTTCAAAAGCGGCGCCGACGGTGTCTTCCTGGGCGGATGCCATCCGGGAGATTGCCATTACCAGGAAGGCAACTACAAGACCTTGCGTCGCGTCACCCTCATGAAGAAGATGCTGCAACAGTTGGGTATCGAGGATGGCCGCCTGCGCCTCGAGTGGATATCGGCTGCACAAGGGCGGAAGTTCGCCCAGACTATGGATGAGTTCACCGCGCAGATCCGGGCCTTGGGGCCACTGAAGTTGCAGTTGTGA
- a CDS encoding FAD-binding protein, which produces MPYTPELRELIKVVEKTRPARVERKKRGEEFPAIPVEKRAEILRKYHPDYIEGTRRELKVGPSKGYAITHEYADLLEARSRIDPKRFPLSEVHYQTDVLIIGAGGAGNAAALMAHERGARVIIATKLRNGDANTMMAEGGIQGASKLEKDSPYYHYLDVMGGGHFTNDPELVYTLVTEAPKVLAWLESLGMMFTKFPDGRLQSMHGGGTCRKRMHYAGDITGAEIMRTLRDEVRNHPEIKVLEFSPAVELVLNEHGHCAGAILYNLETEEYHLVKAKAVILATGGSGRLHVQKFMTTNHYGATFDGVVLGYRAGVPICFLHTVQYHPTGAVFPEQAEGLLITEKFRGAGANLVNIDGEQFVYEREPRDVESACVIRECSPEVNKGIRTPTGKVGVWLDSPMIDLLMGEGTVKREFPGKAILFRRFGIDISKEPMLIYPTLHYQNGGLEINKCETCVPGLYAAGEVTGGVHGENRLMGNSLLDVTVFGRIAGVSAAEYTKSGPKDGALTLDHVVAYHRELQEAGIVTDRVAPMLLPDYSNPEVRKRQLTSVYHGTLR; this is translated from the coding sequence ATGCCATATACGCCCGAGTTGCGAGAACTGATCAAGGTCGTCGAGAAGACTCGTCCGGCGCGTGTGGAGAGAAAGAAGAGAGGGGAGGAATTCCCTGCCATTCCCGTCGAGAAACGTGCGGAAATCCTCCGCAAGTACCACCCAGACTACATCGAAGGGACGCGACGAGAGCTGAAGGTGGGGCCAAGCAAGGGATACGCCATCACCCACGAATACGCCGACCTGTTGGAGGCGCGCAGCAGGATCGACCCGAAGCGCTTTCCCCTCAGCGAGGTCCACTACCAGACCGACGTGCTCATCATCGGCGCAGGGGGCGCAGGGAATGCCGCCGCGCTGATGGCGCACGAACGTGGCGCGCGCGTCATCATCGCCACCAAGCTGCGCAATGGCGACGCCAACACTATGATGGCGGAAGGTGGCATCCAAGGGGCGAGCAAGCTAGAGAAGGACTCGCCCTACTACCACTACTTGGACGTCATGGGTGGCGGCCACTTCACCAACGACCCGGAGCTGGTCTACACGCTGGTGACCGAGGCGCCGAAGGTCTTGGCATGGCTGGAAAGCCTGGGCATGATGTTCACCAAGTTCCCGGACGGTAGGCTACAGTCCATGCACGGTGGTGGCACCTGCCGCAAGCGGATGCACTACGCCGGCGACATCACCGGAGCAGAGATCATGCGTACCCTGCGCGACGAGGTGCGCAACCACCCGGAGATCAAGGTGCTCGAGTTCAGTCCGGCGGTCGAATTGGTGCTCAACGAGCATGGCCACTGCGCCGGCGCGATCCTCTACAACTTGGAGACCGAGGAGTACCACCTGGTCAAGGCCAAGGCGGTCATCTTAGCTACCGGTGGCAGCGGCCGTCTGCACGTGCAAAAGTTCATGACCACCAACCACTACGGTGCCACCTTCGACGGCGTCGTCCTCGGCTACCGGGCTGGTGTGCCCATCTGCTTTCTGCATACGGTGCAGTACCACCCGACCGGTGCAGTGTTCCCAGAGCAGGCAGAAGGGCTGCTCATCACCGAAAAGTTCCGCGGCGCCGGTGCAAACCTGGTGAACATTGATGGCGAGCAGTTTGTCTACGAGCGCGAACCCCGCGACGTGGAGTCCGCCTGCGTGATCCGGGAGTGTTCCCCGGAGGTCAACAAGGGCATCCGGACGCCCACCGGAAAGGTGGGTGTGTGGCTCGACTCGCCGATGATTGACCTTCTCATGGGAGAGGGTACCGTCAAGAGGGAATTCCCGGGGAAGGCTATCCTGTTCCGCCGTTTCGGCATCGACATCTCCAAGGAACCGATGCTCATCTACCCGACCTTGCACTACCAAAACGGCGGGCTGGAAATCAACAAGTGCGAGACCTGCGTGCCGGGCCTGTATGCGGCAGGTGAGGTGACCGGCGGCGTGCACGGCGAAAACCGCCTCATGGGCAACTCACTGCTTGATGTGACCGTCTTCGGCCGGATTGCCGGCGTGAGCGCGGCTGAGTACACAAAAAGCGGGCCCAAGGACGGCGCTCTGACCCTCGACCACGTGGTGGCCTACCACCGCGAGTTGCAAGAGGCAGGCATCGTCACAGACCGCGTGGCACCCATGTTGCTCCCCGATTACTCGAACCCAGAAGTGCGCAAGAGACAACTGACCTCTGTCTACCACGGCACGCTGCGGTAG
- a CDS encoding CoB--CoM heterodisulfide reductase iron-sulfur subunit B family protein: MKLSYYPGCTLKDKTPHLDTTAKAAASKLGIELQEPEPWTCCGATYPLTEEKIANLVPQIRILRNVRQAGHRQVTTTCAFCYSTLKRANRAVALDPLRRQRVNAFLRDDEPVRPYKEAPSAQPDYEGEVEVVHLLEVFRDGIGWEKLAKATKHRLAGLKVAPYYGCKLLRPPKEVEFDDPENPTLFEQFLHALGCEAVDFPFKSECCGSYLSLSAPEAATRLSYLTLKSAASCGAEVVALSCPLCYYNMDLRQRQISKSYPGFQQVPVMFFTQLLALALEIDAKILGLDLHYVDVRPLLRQKNLLQ, from the coding sequence ATGAAGCTCTCGTACTACCCAGGATGCACCCTCAAGGATAAGACACCTCATCTAGACACGACCGCCAAAGCGGCGGCCAGTAAACTGGGCATAGAGCTCCAAGAGCCCGAACCATGGACTTGCTGCGGCGCCACCTACCCGCTAACCGAAGAGAAGATTGCCAACCTCGTCCCCCAAATCCGCATTCTGCGCAATGTGCGCCAGGCTGGTCACAGACAGGTAACCACCACCTGCGCTTTCTGCTACAGCACACTGAAAAGGGCCAATCGCGCCGTTGCGCTGGACCCGCTGCGCCGGCAGAGGGTCAACGCCTTCCTGCGCGACGACGAGCCGGTGCGCCCATACAAAGAAGCACCCTCTGCCCAACCTGACTATGAGGGCGAGGTGGAGGTGGTGCACCTGCTCGAGGTCTTCCGCGACGGCATCGGGTGGGAAAAGTTGGCCAAGGCGACCAAGCACAGGCTGGCAGGCTTGAAAGTGGCCCCCTACTACGGCTGCAAGTTGCTGCGCCCGCCCAAAGAGGTGGAATTCGACGACCCCGAGAACCCGACACTCTTCGAGCAGTTCTTGCACGCCTTGGGCTGCGAGGCGGTGGACTTTCCCTTCAAGAGCGAGTGTTGCGGTTCCTACCTGTCGCTTTCGGCGCCAGAGGCGGCAACGCGCCTTTCGTACCTGACCCTCAAGTCAGCGGCCAGTTGTGGGGCCGAAGTGGTGGCGCTGAGCTGCCCGCTGTGCTACTACAACATGGACCTGCGCCAGCGCCAAATTAGCAAGTCCTACCCTGGATTCCAACAGGTGCCGGTGATGTTTTTCACCCAGCTCCTGGCACTGGCCCTGGAAATCGATGCGAAGATCCTCGGCCTGGATCTCCACTATGTGGACGTAAGGCCTTTGCTGCGACAAAAGAACTTACTCCAGTAG
- a CDS encoding Ni/Fe hydrogenase subunit alpha, whose amino-acid sequence MTKRVTIDPITRLEGHGKIEIFLNDEGNVDKAFLQIPELRGFEKFAEGRLAEEMPRITPKICGVCPTTHHMASGKALDDLYKADPPPAAKKIRELINSAFMAEDHALHFFFLGGPDFIVGPKAPPGQRNILGVIQQVGLEAGKTVIDIRKRLRSVITKQGGRVIHPVCNLPGGVSKGVSKEDREEYIQIGKDAVAFAQFALKAFDDIVLKNKAYLDVVVGDVYKHTTYYMGLVDEKNRVNFYDGMVRVVDPTGREFVKFKPREYLAHIAEHVEPWSYIKFPYLKAIGWKGFVDGVDSGVYRVAPLARLNAADGMATPLAQAEYERMFATLGKPAHNTLAYHWARLIELLYATERFLELAQDEEILDPNIRTIPTETPTEGIGVVEAPRGTLYHHYQTDERGVITKANLIVATVNNAAAIAMSIEKAARGLIKGGEVSEGLLNMVEMAFRAYDPCFACATHSLPGETPLEVNIHDHRGEVLRTLRR is encoded by the coding sequence ATGACTAAGCGAGTGACTATTGACCCTATTACCAGGCTGGAAGGCCACGGCAAGATCGAGATCTTCCTGAACGACGAGGGGAACGTCGACAAGGCGTTCTTGCAAATCCCGGAGTTGCGCGGTTTCGAGAAGTTTGCCGAGGGACGCCTGGCCGAGGAGATGCCGCGCATCACCCCAAAGATCTGCGGCGTCTGCCCCACCACGCACCACATGGCCTCAGGAAAGGCGCTGGACGACCTGTACAAGGCAGACCCTCCGCCGGCAGCGAAGAAGATCCGGGAGCTGATTAACTCGGCCTTCATGGCCGAAGACCATGCCCTGCACTTTTTCTTCTTGGGCGGGCCCGATTTCATCGTCGGGCCCAAGGCCCCGCCTGGACAACGCAACATTCTCGGCGTCATCCAGCAAGTCGGTCTGGAAGCCGGCAAGACCGTGATCGACATCCGCAAGCGGTTGCGCAGCGTCATCACCAAGCAGGGCGGCCGGGTCATCCATCCTGTGTGCAACCTGCCGGGTGGGGTCTCCAAAGGTGTGTCCAAGGAAGACCGCGAGGAATACATCCAGATCGGCAAAGACGCGGTGGCCTTTGCCCAGTTCGCCCTGAAGGCCTTTGACGACATCGTGCTGAAGAACAAGGCCTACCTCGACGTGGTGGTGGGCGATGTGTACAAGCACACCACCTACTACATGGGGCTGGTCGACGAGAAGAACCGCGTCAACTTCTACGACGGCATGGTCAGAGTCGTGGACCCGACTGGCAGGGAGTTTGTCAAGTTCAAGCCGCGCGAGTATCTTGCCCACATAGCCGAACACGTGGAGCCGTGGAGCTACATCAAGTTCCCCTATCTCAAGGCCATTGGCTGGAAAGGCTTTGTGGATGGCGTCGACAGCGGCGTCTACCGTGTTGCCCCTCTGGCGCGCCTCAATGCCGCCGATGGCATGGCCACCCCTCTGGCGCAGGCCGAATACGAGAGGATGTTCGCGACTTTAGGCAAGCCTGCGCACAACACCCTGGCCTATCACTGGGCGCGCCTGATCGAGCTGCTCTACGCTACCGAACGCTTCTTGGAGCTGGCGCAAGACGAGGAAATCCTCGACCCCAACATCCGCACGATACCCACGGAGACGCCCACCGAGGGAATCGGCGTGGTTGAGGCACCCCGTGGCACCCTGTATCACCACTACCAGACCGACGAGCGCGGGGTCATCACCAAAGCGAACCTCATTGTGGCGACGGTGAACAATGCCGCGGCTATTGCCATGTCCATCGAAAAGGCAGCCAGGGGGCTGATCAAGGGAGGCGAAGTGTCCGAAGGCCTGTTGAACATGGTGGAGATGGCCTTCAGGGCCTATGACCCCTGCTTTGCCTGTGCCACGCACTCCCTGCCGGGCGAGACGCCGCTGGAGGTGAATATCCACGACCACCGGGGTGAAGTGCTGCGCACCCTTCGCAGATGA
- a CDS encoding hydrogenase maturation protease — protein sequence MKTLVLGMGNTLLADDGVGIYIARELSRRLQGREVNVKETQLAGFYLAELLEGYERAIIVDSVRTGRCAPGTLQWFTLDELGQPTSFLSAHHIGLRSALDLAGRMGIPVPQLIEVLTVEVADTGTFAEQCTTAAVREAIPRAVEQVLSRLS from the coding sequence ATGAAGACGCTCGTCCTGGGGATGGGTAACACCCTCCTTGCAGACGACGGCGTGGGCATCTACATCGCACGGGAGCTCAGCCGTCGTCTGCAAGGGCGGGAGGTAAACGTCAAAGAGACACAACTGGCAGGATTCTACCTCGCGGAGCTGTTGGAGGGTTACGAGCGGGCGATCATCGTCGACTCGGTGCGCACGGGTCGCTGCGCCCCGGGCACGCTCCAGTGGTTCACTCTTGACGAGCTGGGGCAGCCGACCAGTTTCCTTTCCGCCCACCACATCGGCCTGCGCAGCGCGCTTGACCTTGCAGGCCGCATGGGAATCCCGGTGCCGCAACTTATCGAAGTGCTGACGGTCGAGGTAGCTGACACCGGGACCTTTGCCGAGCAGTGCACTACTGCTGCCGTGCGCGAGGCAATTCCCCGGGCCGTTGAACAGGTCCTAAGCCGCCTCTCCTGA
- a CDS encoding thioesterase family protein encodes MPRADIRALRHYLFMVDLKVRITDLNYGGHLGNDRLLGLLHEARVAFLASNGWSEMNCAGVGLIMGDAVLRYQGQAYAGDILRFEVGIGEPRRCGFRLYYRVTRPADGAAIALAETGMVCFDYREGKMCPLPAPVKDLCTSSLGTGERADP; translated from the coding sequence ATGCCAAGGGCCGACATCCGAGCGCTGAGGCACTATCTGTTCATGGTCGACTTGAAGGTGCGGATCACCGACCTCAACTACGGCGGGCACTTGGGCAACGACCGCCTGCTCGGGCTCCTCCATGAAGCGCGCGTCGCCTTCTTGGCCAGCAATGGTTGGTCAGAAATGAATTGCGCGGGCGTCGGTCTCATCATGGGCGACGCAGTGCTACGCTACCAGGGACAGGCCTACGCTGGTGACATTCTCCGTTTTGAGGTCGGCATTGGTGAGCCGCGGCGCTGCGGTTTCCGCCTCTACTACCGGGTCACCCGTCCAGCGGACGGCGCCGCCATCGCCCTCGCCGAAACAGGCATGGTCTGTTTCGACTACCGAGAAGGCAAGATGTGCCCGCTACCGGCGCCGGTGAAGGATTTGTGCACGAGCTCCCTTGGGACCGGGGAAAGGGCAGATCCATAG
- a CDS encoding 4Fe-4S dicluster domain-containing protein yields MAAHQVTADVEAVRGRLSPERVAQRGGLSLTGRAVNSEFVARVRSLSGVDPRECYQCGKCSSGCPVTPEMDLIPSQVIRLLQLGQEQEVLGCKTIWLCASCFQCYSRCPKGIDFSRLAEALRMLAMAAKVEYLAPEDLPKEVLAEAPQQALVSAFRKYGL; encoded by the coding sequence ATGGCGGCGCACCAGGTCACAGCCGACGTAGAAGCGGTTCGAGGGCGCCTTTCCCCCGAGAGGGTCGCGCAGCGCGGCGGCCTTTCGTTGACGGGTCGCGCGGTCAATAGCGAATTTGTGGCGCGGGTGCGCAGCCTCAGCGGCGTCGATCCGCGGGAGTGCTACCAGTGCGGCAAGTGCTCTTCAGGCTGCCCGGTGACTCCCGAGATGGACCTCATCCCCAGCCAAGTCATCCGCCTTTTGCAATTGGGCCAGGAGCAGGAGGTGCTTGGCTGCAAGACCATCTGGCTGTGTGCCTCGTGTTTCCAATGCTATTCCCGCTGCCCGAAAGGGATCGACTTTTCCCGGCTGGCTGAGGCCTTGCGCATGTTGGCCATGGCGGCAAAGGTCGAGTACCTGGCACCAGAAGACCTCCCAAAAGAGGTTCTGGCAGAGGCGCCGCAACAGGCGCTGGTCAGCGCTTTCCGCAAATACGGCCTGTGA
- a CDS encoding CoB--CoM heterodisulfide reductase iron-sulfur subunit A family protein, translating to MKRIGVFVCHCGHNIAGVVDVKKLASELAKYPGVAYATDYIYMCSEPGQALVREKIKELNLEGVVVAACSPTLHELTFRTAATMAGLNPYQGEIANIREQCSWVHSDGAQATAKAFKIAKNIIEKVRYNQALEPVRVPITPRALVIGGGIAGIQTALDIADAGYEVILVEREPSIGGHMIQLSETFPTLDCSQCILTPKMVAVAQHPKIKLMPYSEVEDISGYIGNFKARIRRKAAYVDWEVCTGCGVCVEKCPKKVPSEFERFLGMRKAIYTPFPQAVPNKPVIDRANCTYFLKGTCKACEQFCEVKAIRWDQEDQYFEESVGAVVVATGYDTYPITNLGEYGGGKIKDVIDGLAFERLLSASGPTAGQIRRPSDGAVPKEVVFVQCAGSRDPELHKAYCSKICCMYTTKHAMLYKHAVPDGQPYVFYIDMRTNGKGYEEFYQRAIDEEGVIFLRGKVAKIFQEGDKVMVWGADTLTGRKVEIAADMVVLATAIIPSVGTDELVKRIKVGCSDGGFLLEAHPKLRPVESMTAGFFLAGCAQAPKDIPEAVAQASGAASKVIGVFSQEAMAHEPTIAFVDEDLCSGCHMCIPVCPYEAREFDKEKGIAVVKEALCEGCGACVAACPSGATQQRNLTDVQIEEMVTVSLME from the coding sequence ATGAAACGAATCGGCGTGTTCGTCTGCCATTGTGGCCACAACATTGCTGGTGTGGTTGACGTTAAGAAGCTGGCCAGTGAGTTGGCAAAGTACCCGGGTGTAGCCTACGCCACGGACTATATCTACATGTGCTCGGAGCCCGGACAGGCGCTAGTGCGTGAAAAGATCAAAGAATTGAACCTGGAAGGTGTGGTTGTAGCCGCCTGTTCGCCGACCCTGCACGAGTTGACCTTCCGCACCGCTGCGACAATGGCAGGCCTGAACCCGTACCAAGGGGAAATCGCCAACATTCGCGAGCAATGCAGCTGGGTCCACTCCGATGGGGCCCAGGCCACCGCCAAAGCCTTCAAGATCGCAAAGAACATCATCGAAAAGGTGCGTTACAACCAGGCCTTGGAGCCTGTTCGAGTGCCCATCACGCCGCGGGCACTGGTGATCGGCGGCGGCATCGCCGGCATTCAGACGGCACTGGACATCGCCGATGCCGGCTACGAAGTGATCCTTGTGGAGCGCGAGCCCTCCATCGGCGGGCACATGATTCAGCTCTCGGAGACCTTTCCCACCTTGGATTGCTCGCAATGCATCCTTACCCCTAAGATGGTGGCCGTGGCCCAACACCCCAAGATCAAGCTGATGCCCTACTCGGAAGTGGAGGACATCTCTGGATACATCGGCAATTTCAAAGCCAGGATCAGGCGCAAGGCCGCTTATGTCGATTGGGAGGTCTGCACCGGCTGTGGTGTGTGCGTGGAAAAGTGCCCGAAAAAGGTGCCCTCGGAGTTCGAGCGCTTCTTGGGCATGCGCAAGGCCATCTACACGCCGTTTCCTCAAGCAGTGCCCAACAAGCCGGTCATCGACCGTGCCAACTGCACCTACTTCCTGAAAGGGACATGCAAGGCCTGCGAACAGTTCTGCGAGGTGAAGGCCATTCGTTGGGACCAGGAAGACCAGTATTTCGAGGAGTCAGTGGGCGCGGTCGTGGTGGCCACCGGCTACGATACCTATCCCATCACTAACCTTGGCGAGTATGGCGGTGGCAAGATAAAGGACGTCATCGACGGGTTGGCGTTCGAGCGGCTGCTTTCCGCCTCCGGTCCCACTGCTGGGCAGATTCGCCGCCCTTCTGACGGGGCTGTGCCCAAGGAAGTGGTCTTTGTGCAATGTGCCGGTTCGCGCGACCCCGAATTGCACAAAGCCTACTGTTCGAAGATCTGCTGCATGTACACCACCAAACATGCGATGCTCTACAAGCACGCAGTGCCAGACGGTCAGCCGTATGTTTTCTACATTGACATGCGCACCAATGGCAAAGGGTACGAGGAGTTCTATCAGCGTGCCATTGACGAGGAGGGGGTAATCTTCCTGCGCGGCAAGGTAGCCAAGATTTTCCAGGAGGGCGACAAGGTGATGGTCTGGGGCGCCGACACGCTGACCGGCCGCAAGGTGGAGATTGCTGCCGACATGGTGGTGCTGGCAACCGCCATCATTCCCAGCGTGGGCACCGACGAGCTTGTCAAGCGCATCAAGGTGGGGTGCAGCGACGGTGGGTTCCTGCTGGAAGCGCATCCGAAGTTGCGGCCGGTGGAAAGCATGACCGCCGGCTTCTTCCTGGCCGGTTGTGCTCAGGCTCCCAAGGACATCCCCGAGGCCGTTGCGCAGGCCAGCGGGGCGGCCAGCAAGGTCATCGGCGTCTTCTCGCAAGAGGCGATGGCCCACGAGCCAACTATCGCCTTTGTGGACGAGGATCTCTGCAGCGGCTGCCATATGTGCATCCCCGTGTGCCCATACGAGGCCCGCGAATTCGACAAGGAAAAAGGGATCGCCGTCGTCAAAGAGGCCTTGTGTGAAGGGTGCGGTGCCTGTGTGGCCGCCTGTCCGTCTGGGGCAACGCAGCAGCGCAACCTCACTGACGTCCAGATCGAGGAGATGGTCACCGTCAGCCTGATGGAGTAG